DNA sequence from the Lynx canadensis isolate LIC74 chromosome B2, mLynCan4.pri.v2, whole genome shotgun sequence genome:
ccacccaggcgccccgtaactacttattttaaaaaagcaaaggcgccccgactgcgccacccaggcgccccgtaactacttattttaaaaagcaaacattggggcgcctgggtggcgcagtcggttaagcgtccgacttcagccaggtcacgatctcgcggtctgggagttcgagccccgcgtcaggctctgggctgatggctcagagcctggagcctgtttccgattctgtgtctccctctctctctgcccctccctcgttcatgctctgtctctctctgtcccaaaaataaacaaacgttgaaaaaaaaaaaaaaaagcaaacattgaaCAGTATGACTAGGGTTATTACACTAGTTTAAAAATAGTCCAAGTATTGGTGCTGCATTTTCCTCATACTAGCATTGGtcatttaaaacaatgaatattAAATATGTGAGTTCTACATATAACCCACAGAAAGCCCACCCCAAATCTTAATCTATGTATCCAATATCCGCCTCATGTGTGCTCTGGAAGTTTTATTTATACTCCATTAAGTTGAAAGTAAtgtaaataggggcacctgggtggctcagtcagttaagcatctgtctcttgatttcggctcacattATGACCTCAGggtagtgggatcgagccccatgtcaggctccgtgttgggcctggagcctgcttaagattctctctctccctctctctctctctctctctccttctgcccctctcccctgctcacacactctttctctctctctctctcaaataaataaataaatacatacatacataaatagtaGTATAAATAGTCAAATTATAATAAGCTAATGACCTGTGTATTTAAATATGGATGAAAGTCAATACATCTAAATAGGAAATAATTGACAGCCCTATCTACCTATATAAAGAAACAGCAGAGGAACTCCAGATTTTGCACACTCACCACTTTAAGAAGAGGTATGCAGGCTTTAAGATTTCAGTCAGTTGTCAGAAAAATAGCAGTTACTACTGCAGTATCTCATTAACATTAGCATCTGACTCAAATTAGATTATATGATTTAGAAGACATTATAAAACCACTAAAAATCTGTAATTGTTCTGAGATGGTTCCATCATTAACCCTAGAATCACTATCAGAAGGAATAACAATATGATGTAGAACAGCAGCTAGTCAACATGAGTACAAATATGCTCTTTCAGAAAAACAATCTGATCACCTGGGAAAATCACAGTCTCCTGAAGGGGACTTCCTACTCACGAAGCAGTCagtcttcattccttcctctcttcatCCCTCGAAACCAGTACTCTGCTTCTTGTCTGAGCCATtcatgtatttcatataaattgcaTTGTACCATTTGTGacctcttgtgtctggctttttttactTAGCACACTGTTTTTGCTGGATATATAATTCATTCCACTCCACTGAAAGATTCcaattcactctctctctcttttttttttttaattttttaaatgtttttatttttgagacagagacacagcatgagcaggggaggggcagagagagagagggagacatagaatctgaagcaggctccaggctctgaactgtcagcacagagcccaacgcggggctcgaactcacggactgtgagaacatgacctaagctgaagttggatgcttaactgactgagccacccaagcgccccgtaATTCACTCTCTTCTTGCTTACATGGTTTCCAACAAGAAGTTAGCTGTAATTCTTACCCTTGTTCCCCTATGGACAATATGTTTTTCTCCTGTAGCTtcctttgaaattttctatttgtctttggttttatACAGTTTGACTATAATGTGCTTAAATGtgatgtttttagtgtttatcctttttttgggtgttttttgagctgtctgtatctgtgtctctgtgtctgtcaaaaGGTTTGGTAAGCTGtcagccattattacttcaaatatttcttctgctttctcttttctccttctggtattccaaCTGCACAGATGTCACATATTGTGTCACAATTATTGGATATTCTGTTCTCTTTTAGtcgttcttttttcttttttcttggattttatttGGGAAATTTCTATTCACCTCTCTTCAGGTTCACTGACTTTTTCCTTGGCCATTTTGAGtttactgacaaaaaaaaaaatgccatcaaaTGCATTCCTCATATCTGTTACTGTACCTTTTACTTCTAGCATTTCCATTGggtttatttttacaatttctgtACCCCTGCTTAtattacatgtttcttttttttcccactggaacccttaccattttatttataattattttaagtttcctGTCTGATAATTACAACTTCTATGTCATATTTGAGTCTCATTCTGATGCTGAATTTGCCTCttcagacttttgtttgtttgctttttgttgtgtatttgtgtgtgttattttgttttgtttttgccttttggcATGCCTTGCAATTTTTTGCTGAAAGTCATAAATGTTGGATGAGGTAATAGGAACTAAAGCAATTAGGCCTTTAGTGAGAAGATGTATGTTAAtctgtatttaatgttttctgtagCATAGGCACTAATGGCTTTAACTTCTTCTGCTGTCCTCTGTTGTCCTAGGCCTTGGGGTTTCACCATGTACTGTTTTCTAGATTCCAAttctaatttcctttcctttcttatttcttatttgtcCCAAAGTTTATAGAAGTAtgttatttagtttccaaatatgtGGGGATTTTTGCAGGTATCTTCCCAGGTtgctttctaatttaattttactgtGAACAGAGAAGATACTTCCTACAATGtgaatctttttaaatatgttgagaTATAATTTGTGGCTCAGAAAATGATCTCTCTTTGTAAATATTCTGCATGAATATGAATAGAATGTGCTTTCTCTTGCTGTGTGGTATGTtgtataaatgtcaattaggtcatgTTAGTTGGTGGTTTCATTCAAGTCTTCTATGTCCTTATAATCTACTTATTCCATCAATTATTGAGAGAAAGGTATTAAAGTCTTTGACTATAtttatggatttgtctgtttctcctaattttatcagatttttatttataaaatttaaatgactgtTAGATAATATTCATCATGTATTGTTTGTTTACTGCAAATGATTATTATTATCTAAACATTTAGTATTGTAATGTTCTCTTGATGAATTGGTCCCTTTAATGTTATAGAATGGCCTTCTTTATCCTGgataatattctttctttgttctgtAATCCACTTTAATGTTAATAGAGCCATTCCAGCTAtcttttcattaatatttgtataatatgtcttttcccatccttttaattttaacctatttgtgtttttatatttatttttcttgtggtcAGCGTatatttgggtatttattttctttttttttaaattttttttaatgtttattcatttttgagagacagagagagacagagcattagcgggggaggggcagagagagagggagacacagaatctgaagcaggctccaggctctgagctgtcatcacagagcctgacacagggctcgaattcacgaactgtaagatcatgacccaagccgtagtcggacgcccaaccaactgattCACTGAGGTGCCCCAGGGATTTACTTTCTTAACCAACCCAACAATCTGCCTTTGTATTTAATGTCATTATTGATATGGTTCAAGtctatcatttgtttattttctatttgttctatcTATACTACATtaactttttcctctttctgtttgagttagctgattatttaaaaaaattaatataatttattgccaaattggctaacatacagtgtgtctagtgtgctcttggttttgggggtagatacccatgattcatcgcttacatacaacactcagtgctcatcccaacaagtgcccttctcaatgcccatcacccattttcccctctcccctacccctcatcaatcctcagtttgttttctgtatttaacagtctcttatggtttgcttccttccctctgtttgtaactatttttcccccttccttcccccatggtcttttgttaagtttctcaagttctgcATATGAATggaaacatatgatatttgtatttctctgactgacttgtttcacttagcataataccctccagttccatccacgttgctgcaaatggcaggatttcattctttctttttgccaagtagtattccattatatatataaaccacatctttaattttattttgagagagagagagcatgagtgcgtgagcaggggacgggcagagagagatggagagagacagaatcccaagcaggtcccttgctgtcagcatggagcgtgatatggggcccaaactcacagactgtgagatcatgacttgagccaaaactaagagtcctatgtttaaccaactgagccacccaggtgccccaagctgattattttttaatgattcattttatttccatttctggctTAATAActgtcttttgttgttattttagtgAATGTTCACAGTTTATAGCATTCACTTTTAACTTACAACGTTCTAACCTCAAATGCTGTTAATACTACTTCATGTCTAGCAGGAGACTTACAGCAGTATTTTTTCATGTCCTCCCTCCTGGTTTTTGTGCTCTTGTTgttatacattaaattttttcttctgttataaaTCCCATtcttcattgttattatttttgtttaaagtgtctcttatcttttaaaacttttaaacaagaaaaagaaatcattttataattcCTTATACAGATACCATTTCCGGTGCTCTTAATTCCTTTGTATAGATACAAATTTCCATTGGTtgccattttccttctgtttaaagGGACTGCTTTTATCATTCTTGTAGTGTGGGTCTGCTGGTGATGATTGCTTTTTTTTGCTTGTCTATGaatgaaaacatctttatttcacatttgcttttgaaaatttttcactGGGTATTAAATGCTATTctgatgatatatattttttccatgtttctcACTTACACTGTTTACAATGAGAAATATGTTGtcatctttatctttgtttttctgaacataatttaatttttttactttggcATCTTTAAATCTCTGATTTTAAGCAATTTGATTTGCATATGCTAtgtattctctgtatttttgttctttgagtTCATTGAACTTTGCTATGGAATGAATGTTTATGTTGTCCCAAAATACATAGGTTGAAGCCTAATCCCCAAAGTGATGATGGTGTTTAGTATTTCCACCTTTGGAAAGCAATTAAAacatgagagtggagcccttaTGAATGGCATTAGTGTCCTTAAAAAGGAGACCCCACAAAGCTCCATAATCCCTTcaaccatgtgaagacacagtgagaagacaaccATCTACAAACCAGGCAACTAGCTCTCACTAGACACCAAAGCTAAAGGCACCTTGATCTCGGaattctcagcctccagaatcatgaaaaatgaatttctgtaGTTTGTATGTCACtgagtctgtggtatttttgttatagcagcccaaacagactaggACAGCTTTTTGGATCTGGAGTTTATAATGAtcaaatttagaatatatatttggctcttattttctcaaatcctttttctgtcctcccttctcttcttttcaaaAGCTTCAATTGCCTTTGTATTCGGTCCTTTAAAGTTTTCCCACAACCTActgatactatttaaaaaatactttaaaaaaatgtgcggTTTATTTTGGAtcgtttccatttttatttattcaagtttactaatcatttatttctgtaacTGTTAATCTGCTGCCAGTCATAGCCAATGTAATTTTCATCTCATTCATGGTCTTTTCCAACTAAAGAATTTGAATTTGGgtctttcttttaaatgcatatttctagtGAACTTTTTGAATATCTAGAATACAGTGAACTTTTTAAATATCTGGAATATTTTTACAGAATATAGTTACAACATCTGTTTTAATCtccttgtctattttttttaaattttttttaacgtttatttatttttaagacagagagagatagagtatgaacggggtgggtcagagagagagggagacacagaatctgaaacaggctcctggctctgagctgtctgcacagagcccgacgcggggctcgaacccacgaactgcaagatcgtgacctgagctgaagtcggccacttagccgactgagccacccaggcgcccttctcctTGTCTGTTAAATCTCTAACACTTTCATCAGTTCCATGTcacttttaatttattgattttctgttcatTATGAGTTGGATTTCCTGCTTCTTTCCAAGCCTCGTAATTTTTGATTGGCTGTGAATTTTAACTTGAACTCTGCTCTGGAAGAAAGTTAGATACTTGTAAATAATTTGATCCTCTTGAGCTTTGCTTTTAAGGTTTGTTCATCAGTATTGGATCAGTTTAGGTCTAATTATTCCCTGCCACTGGGACAAGACTCTTCTGGGTACTCTACTCCATATCCACAGAATTTACCAGGTTTTTCAGTATAGTTCACAGGAGCACATTCTCTTCTTACCCTATTTAAACACTAATTATTGTTTCCTctagtcatttcatttttttttttcaacttttttttatttatttttgggacagagagagacagagcatgaacgggagaggggcagagagagagggagacacagaatcggaaacaggctccaggctctgagccatcagcccagagcctgacgcggggctcgaactcccggaccgcgagatcgtgacctggttgaagtcggacgcttaaccgactgcgccacccaggcgcccctagtcatttcattttaatatgacAGTTTTGATTGGAAGGAGAAGAAGGCCCTTTCCTTATCTCTGCTGGTGTCTATACTTAGAATTCCCCAAAATATATAGTTATTTCCTTTATTAATATCTTGGGCAAAGCAGTAATAaaatgtctccctctttctttaatAAGATAAATACTTCAATATGCTCTCACTGCATTAGTTTTCCCAGACTGCTATCATGTTGACATCATCACATTTGTTAGAATTGGATTGtgattgatatttattttgtctttcctcaAATTATGCTTGCATTTAAGATATAGCTTAGCTTGCATcaaattataatttaacttttctcCTTCAGCATTTGAAAATAGCACTATTTTGTCACTTTTATTGAGTGTTGCAATGGGAAATGTGAAGAGGTTTATCTAACTTTTACTCCTGAGAATAATGCTTTAGAAGTGCTACTTAAATTATGGTTCACACACCAGTGAACTATATTAACTGTTTCTTACCACTTCTTTACaagataaatatagaaatagagTATTTCTAACATTTAGAGTAAATTGACAGAGAAATTTTAAGAATGTTGAATCTAACAATAATTACAACTTGTAAttatatgcatttgttttttattgacttcatttttacaataatttgttttagaaaattatcagtctgtgatatattaaatataaagcaATAAACAGCACTTATAACAATAACAACTACAACAAAAAGATTCTCTGCAATTCAGAAACACTGCTGGATATAGTCAGAAACTCTGGTCACAGGGACCTTCAAGCCAAGAGGCCTCATAATCAGTGAGCCTGAGTTCACCCATCAGAACTgtaatctgggtggctcagttgattaagcatctaactttggctcaggtcatggtcttctGGCACTCACATgcttcgtgaggtcaagccctgcgtcaggctctgcattgacagtgtggagcctgtttgaaattctctctctctctccctccctctatccccctcccccactctctttctctctctcaaaataaataaacaaacttaaaaaaaaacaccctagcAATCTAGAGTTTACAGAGAATGGGCTATTATCCTCACAGTATGGGTTCTTCCTCTAAGTCACTTAATATTACACCTATAAGGAGAGCTTCATGGATTTAAGGTTGAAGTAAGGATAGAGTGACCCAGAGAAAGTTGCCTGGGTGAAGGAGAAGATGTGGGTACCCTCAGTCATGTCATAGAAAGAAATGTCATTATCCTCATAATCCAAAAAAATCACAATCTTTTGTGGACACTTTTTTATCAAGAGACACTCTTGCAGAGAAATGTTTTGGAGGCAATAGGTGAGAGCCCTGTATTCACATCCTTTCTTCTCTAAGACTCTGAATTTCTTGTTTTGTAGATCTTTGGATAACTCCCTGCTGTCTGTGGGATTCTCATAAATGCCTAGAGTCCACTCATCAGCGTCCTTAACATCCACTTCCCAGTAATGTTTTCCTGAGGTGAAGTCTTGCTGATTCAGTGTGATAAGGTTGCAGTCTCCTTGCTTATCCCTGAGAGACAGATCGTGTGTTTCCTCTTTgaagttctcttttctctctgggtCAGAATTATTCTGATGAAAGATTTCCTGATTTACAGTCACAGTGGCTGAggataaagaaaagggaagggaagggccaaCATTATATATTTCAGAAAGTTGTGCAAGCGAAACCTTGGAAAAACAGGATCAAGTAGTGAAAGAACACCTATCCCCTGAATGTGTGTGTACTGGGGGAGGTAGAGCTGTGGAGTGCTCTCACCTTGGGTGCAATTTACTTATCTCTTCTTATATTACCTATGTTATCAATGTCTTGGCAGAGTGCCAGAATGAGCTGAGACTTGTAGTGTTTACTTGAGAATAGTGTTTTTCCATGTTCTTTACAAATTAGAACCATGTTCTTCAATTAGTAACAGACTCCATGTCAGCTGacctctttaaaaagaagagttgAGTTACTCTCACCATTTTGAGCACTTGTTACTCAGTTGGAGATCTCCTCAACAGGGGCTACAATTTCTGTTCAGAACCAAGTGgaacccccaccacacacacatacacacacagagatgagAAAGCGAGGCCATTATATGAAAGCAGAAATGCAACCAGAGTAGCTAATCCCAGCAGCAATTTTCAGTTCAGGCCAACAGTTAATGATCTTCATGTCCTTGCTTCTCTTTACCAGAATAATCGTACTTCTGTCTTTTCAACTAGGAGGTAATGTTAGGAGGGAAAAACAGGGTACCCTCAGGTAGGTTGGAAAGgagtcagaaaaataaacaaagagccACTCACCAGGCTGGAACTGTTCCTTCCTCCAGTCTGTAAAAGAGCAATACAAATTGAGACTGTGATGGAAGCATACCCACAGAATGAAGATGAGATACACACTTCCTCTCCTGGATCATTGCTGTCTCTTCTCAGCTCTCTTTCCGTCCTCTGCTGAGCCCCTTGAACAACAGCAGTGTCCAGAAACTACAAGACAAAGGATGTACTTCCTGCCTGCTGTCTCAGATTAGAAACAATCCCCTCAATTGAGCTGATGCTGCAGAAATAAGTCTGGAGAACACTTGGAGCAGGGTCTAGTGTCCTAGGCACCTAAGACTTTTGTGGCACTCCTCACTGAGGATGAAAGTTATGAAATgtcattgtatattttattttgttttgttttgttttgtttgttttagagtttTCCCAGCCTATGACCACTTCAGAGTAGAGTTAAATTTATGACCAAGGCTTTTAAACTAAGCTCTTTTATTTGGACACTTGTAatcagatttttaatatttttctccagaGACAGATTTCTCATGGGGGATAGAACTACATCTGCTTCTGCCTGGGGCCACTTCTCTTATGATaagatttatgattttatttaaagattgGATATTCTCTTAGCGTCTTGGGGCAATAGGCAGATAAGAACTTATCCATAATTCTTGATGGCCTCTCACTGACCTGCCCTCTTCTAAGAAGGGTAGTACTCTATATACAGAATCAATGAATATGTGAGTCAAGAAGGACATCGGTGATCATGTTTTCCAATCTCTTCATCTTAGAAATAAGGAGGCTGaggtaaagaaagcaaaaatgactGAATTCCTCCGCTGTAATTAACTGATATATTTGGAACTAAAACCCACATATCCTCATCCTTACTATACTATACTTGGCTCTCTCTTGTAGAATCATGGAACATGTTAAAGCAGCTCCGGAAAGAAAGCTCTTAATAGAAACTGCTTACCTGACTTTAGCCTTTGGGAGGGGCTTCTTGATCTTCTCTTACCAAAGCATTTACCAGACTGTGTGCATTTGCCTGGTTGTTAGCTTactcacccctcccaccccaagtTTAAGACCATTCAAGTTCTAAATGGTCAGAGATCATGGCTATGCACCAACATTTAACACAATATCTGGCATATAAAAATTGCACAACTGTATGTTTAAGGAATGACCTAGTATGCTTTTGAGGTCTAACTCTGTattacatatgcacatacactgTCTTAAACACATACAGTACATGGGCACAGGTATTAGAAGATATAAAATAGCCAGTTCCCTCTACAACcagataaacatatttttacaaataatattaaaatattttgagagattgTTTTCAAACTTAAACCTTGTTCTTGTGTACTGAACTTTACTTTCCttatttatagtaaaataaataaaatcataatatctTTTTCTCCAAATGTGAAATGTAACATTATCTTCTCTTTTGAGCTTTATTCACAGTATAGGAGTGCTGATATAATATAGgatattctttattcttcttaaatCTCATCAAAATCGCTCtgaattatttctcttccttctccattgTGGATAGGTTAACAATTTATGTCAAATCCTCTCTAGTCGTTTGGAATTTACCAGTCAACAGTTATTTCTCTTTAGCTctgaaaaataattgaacattTGAGCTCCCAAATACAAAATACTATAGATTGGTACCAAATAAATCTTCACAACTTGCAAGTggatgtgtgcttgtgtgtgtttatgtctcTGCTTATTATACTCAGAATATCGGAGGCTCATGGAAAGATCTAAGTCAGAGAGTTACTTACCAGGATACAGCAGGGCCTTCTTCCAAACTAAAACAGAACAAATCCAGTTAAGGCAAACCAAGACATCCGGAGCCTCacattcttctcctttccccttaTTTTTTTCCACCAATCACTATTAAATCTTTCAGTCTTTCCCTCTGAGGAGAGGGAGCTTAGAAAGTGTTGGACATCAAAACATTGAGTGGTGTGGGAAACCCAGTTGCTTACCTTCATGGTATAGTGACTTTCGCTGTTCTGAAAGAAATGATATTCAGTGAGAGACCCAGAACAGATGTCGACAGGGGAGCAAATTCTATACAGGGCATGAGAAGAAGCAAGACTCACCAAGTTCTTTTTTGAGGTTCTctgaaagaagagataaaaaatccatCAAACTGGGTTTTAGCTGCTCTTGACTTCATGGAGTAGCTGAATCAATTCCATGTGGCCTTCCCTTAAGGGTCCATAGTTAAGTAGGTGAGAAGGATTAGCAATCTAATCTTGACAAGTGCTAGGAAATGACAATCTAAAAATGACAAGTGCTAAGAAAAGTTACATGGGAAATGTCATGGGGTCACTGAGGAAGGAGGGCCTATGCTTCATGAGAAGGTAGGAATTTTTAGGTTCTTCAGAAGCTTATTCTCGAAGGAAGAATAGGAGGAGAAGATGGGGGAAGACATTTCCACAAGGAGAAACAGCAGCATAGGTTGGGTACAGATGCATGAAGGGCATGGTGTGGTTTGAGGAGCCCCACCTTAGAGGCCTGATGATCACTGCCCACAAATCTCCAAGCTTCCCACATGGTTTTCTCCTTTCCATAGGATTCCCAGCTTTATGGAATTCTTGGTACCCTGTATTTTCCCTGGGGTCCCTTGGCAACCTTTTATTTTCCCATGTACATTATACAACCTATACCCCCAGCTGTTCCATGAACATCTGATTTGTCCTGCTGTTCCAATTTACCTTTCGCCTTAAGTGCCAATTCCTTTTCATTCTCCATCTGATCTCTTTCCTgagattctttcttccttttctttacttctctttctttggcTTGGTGTTCTCTCCAGCCAATGTAGCTGATCCCAGTGAGGAGGAGCACCAGTGTAGGGACTGTCCCAACCAGGGCTGCCTTCCATGAAGACATCCTGGGGAAGAAGGGCTCTGACACAggcatgtgaagacacagtgagactAGCCTAGAGGCTATCCTGCCCTCTCTCCAAGGCTCCCTCAACTctgtttcccccctccctctcctccccacacctcAACTCTGCCTTGGGGTTTGTGCCTTACTCACCTGGGAGGAAGATGGCTGACACTTTCTCCTGACCAGAGAGGGGATTCTGGATGGAACAGGTCACATTGCCCAGAGAGCTGTCTGTGACCACAAGAGATGCTTCCACATGGAAGAGCCCATCTTCATCTTGGGTGTGAGACTCAGTGAGAGACTGTAGCTTCACACCCATCATGTCACTCCACTGTACCCTGGGTTTTGGGAACCAGCCTTCTGCAGAGCACAGTACTTGTATCCCACCATCCACGGGCCCCATCATGTGAACAcgaggcacagagcccaaccctgAGGAGAGAAGGCATGTTCCTAAGGCCTGTGGTCCTTGGGGTTTAGAAGCCCCTAAGGCTGAAGGCCAAAGTGCCCTCACTAGACTGATGAgcaaactgaagctcagaggtcAAGAAACCTCTCGTAGTGAGTGTTAGGCCAAACTGTGATTCAGTTTTGAAATCAACTTGATGCCTTTGCACTATATTTGGACAAGAAAGCTTTGGGGTCATTTCACGGATAGGAAAAAACAGGTACAATTAAAGCTATAGAAGGAGTTTAATTCTATAAATTGTCTTTTCCTACTGAATGTATAAAATTCTACTAATGTCTGAGCGTGTCAGTACCGATCTGAATTaatattagtttattttctgGAGTCTTTTAGGATACCAAAACAACCCTAAAAATATTGCCTTTTTTGGTGTTTAAAAGTGAATAGAGTATGTAGTCATATCCTCACTGTATAGTTTAGGAAACTGATATCCTGCAAGGTAAATTAGcatatcaatatcaatatatgGAAGATCATAAGAAATGCCACGTTAGGAATCCAAAtgtcctcatttttctctttgctttacaCCATGATGCATGCTTCTGTGCCAAGTTGACATACCTATAACATGCAGCTCCACAACGGCTTCTTGGGAACTGTGACCATCTTTAAAATGACACCGGTACTGGCCATGATCAGAAGCACGGACATGTTGGATCAGCAGGGCCACACCCCCTTTGCTGATGGAGTCCCTCACCAACTCTGTCCTGCCACGGTATTCCAGCATTTGCTCCCCACTTTGTTCCTGTTCATTCTGGTACACAAGCACAGCAGGGGAGAGTTGGGCTCGGTACCACCGGATGTGCATGTGGGTTGCACTCTGCTCAGGGGACAGCTGGCAAGGCAGAGTGGCATCTGCCCCTAGCAGAACCACGATTGGCTCAACCGGTCCCTTTACAGAAAACCCGGACACTGCATGAAAATCAGACAGATTGGGGGAATGAGTGAGGGGGAGACAAAAGCCCcaactgcatttttcttttttttaagattttttttttttgagagagcacgtgtgccCATGTACACATGTGCGCATACaagcaggagggcagagagagaggtagagaaagaatcccaagcaggcttcacattcagcatggagcctgacttagggctccATTtccacactgtgagatcatgaccagag
Encoded proteins:
- the LOC115513781 gene encoding butyrophilin-like protein 1 isoform X5, whose translation is MWRWWALLAIMLASSFLSSFSRCLHGTQQNEQEQSGEQMLEYRGRTELVRDSISKGGVALLIQHVRASDHGQYRCHFKDGHSSQEAVVELHVIGLGSVPRVHMMGPVDGGIQVLCSAEGWFPKPRVQWSDMMGVKLQSLTESHTQDEDGLFHVEASLVVTDSSLGNVTCSIQNPLSGQEKVSAIFLPEPFFPRMSSWKAALVGTVPTLVLLLTGISYIGWREHQAKEREVKKRKKESQERDQMENEKELALKAKENLKKELEQRKSLYHEVWKKALLYPDWRKEQFQPATVTVNQEIFHQNNSDPERKENFKEETHDLSLRDKQGDCNLITLNQQDFTSGKHYWEVDVKDADEWTLGIYENPTDSRELSKDLQNKKFRVLEKKGCEYRALTYCLQNISLQECLLIKKCPQKIVIFLDYEDNDISFYDMTEGTHIFSFTQATFSGSLYPYFNLKSMKLSL